Proteins co-encoded in one Camelus bactrianus isolate YW-2024 breed Bactrian camel chromosome 6, ASM4877302v1, whole genome shotgun sequence genomic window:
- the PSMC6 gene encoding 26S proteasome regulatory subunit 10B isoform X1 → MAIPGIPYERRLLIMADPRDKALQDYRKKLLEHKEIDGRLKELREQLKELTKQYEKSENDLKALQSVGQIVGEVLKQLTEEKFIVKATNGPRYVVGCRRQLDKSKLKPGTRVALDMTTLTIMRYLPREVDPLVYNMSHEDPGNVSYSEIGGLSEQIRELREVIELPLTNPELFQRVGIIPPKGCLLYGPPGTGKTLLARAVASQLDCNFLKVVSSSIVDKYIGESARLIREMFNYARDHQPCIIFMDEIDAIGGRRFSEGTSADREIQRTLMELLNQMDGFDTLHRVKMIMATNRPDTLDPALLRPGRLDRKIHIDLPNEQARLDILKIHAGPITKHGEIDYEAIVKLSDGFNGADLRNVCTEAGMFAIRADHDFVVQEDFMKAVRKVADSKKLESKLDYKPV, encoded by the exons ATGGCCATTCCCGGCATCCCCTATGAGCGACGGCTTCTCATCATGGCGGACCCTAGAGATAAGGCGCTTCAGGACTACCGCAAGAAGCTGCTGGAGCACAAGGAGATCGACGGTCGTCTCAAGGAGT TAAGGGAACAATTAAAAGAACTTACCAAGCAGTATGAAAAGTCTGAAAATGATCTGAAGGCCCTACAAAGTGTTGGGCAG attGTGGGTGAAGTACTTAAGCAATTAACTGAAGAAAAAT tCATTGTTAAAGCTACAAATGGACCAAGATATGTTGTGGGTTGTCGTCGACAG CTTGATAAAAGCAAGCTGAAGCCAGGAACAAGAGTTGCTTTGGATATGACTACACTAACTATCATGAG GTATTTGCCAAGAGAGGTGGATCCACTGGTTTACAACATGTCTCACGAGGACCCCGGGAATGTTTCTTATTCTGAGATTGGAGGGCTGTCAGAACAGATCCGGGAATTAAGAGAG GTAATAGAATTACCTCTTACAAACCCGGAATTATTCCAACGTGTAGGAATAATACCTCCAAAAGGCTGTTTGTTGTATGGACCACCAG GTACAGGAAAAACACTCTTGGCACGAGCtgttgctagccagctggattgcAATTTCTTAAAg GTTGTATCTAGTTCTATTGTAGACAAGTACATTGGTGAAAGTGCTCGTTTGATCAGAGAGATGTTTAATTATGCCAGGGACCATCAGCCATGCATCATTTTTATGGATGAAATAGATGCTATTG GTGGTCGTCGGTTTTCTGAGGGTACTTCAGCTGATAGAGAGATTCAGAGAACTTTAATGGAG TTACTGAATCAAATGGATGGATTTGATACTCTACATAGAGTTAAAATGATCATGGCTACAAACAGACCAGATACACTGGATCCTGCTTTGCTTCGTCCAGGAAGATTAGATAGAAAAATAC ataTTGATTTACCAAACGAACAAGCAAGATTAGATATATTGAAAATCCATGCAGGTCCCATTACAAAGCATGGTGAAATAG ATTATGAAGCAATTGTGAAGCTTTCAGATGGCTTTAATGGAGCAGACCTGAGAAATGTTTGTACTGAAGCAG GTATGTTTGCAATTCGTGCTGATCATGATTTTGTAGTACAGGAAGACTTCATGAAAGCAGTCAGAAAAGTGGCTGATTCTAAGAAGCTAGAGTCTAAATTGGACTACAAACCTGTGTAA
- the PSMC6 gene encoding 26S proteasome regulatory subunit 10B isoform X2, with the protein MADPRDKALQDYRKKLLEHKEIDGRLKEFIVKATNGPRYVVGCRRQLDKSKLKPGTRVALDMTTLTIMRYLPREVDPLVYNMSHEDPGNVSYSEIGGLSEQIRELREVIELPLTNPELFQRVGIIPPKGCLLYGPPGTGKTLLARAVASQLDCNFLKVVSSSIVDKYIGESARLIREMFNYARDHQPCIIFMDEIDAIGGRRFSEGTSADREIQRTLMELLNQMDGFDTLHRVKMIMATNRPDTLDPALLRPGRLDRKIHIDLPNEQARLDILKIHAGPITKHGEIDYEAIVKLSDGFNGADLRNVCTEAGMFAIRADHDFVVQEDFMKAVRKVADSKKLESKLDYKPV; encoded by the exons ATGGCGGACCCTAGAGATAAGGCGCTTCAGGACTACCGCAAGAAGCTGCTGGAGCACAAGGAGATCGACGGTCGTCTCAAGGAGT tCATTGTTAAAGCTACAAATGGACCAAGATATGTTGTGGGTTGTCGTCGACAG CTTGATAAAAGCAAGCTGAAGCCAGGAACAAGAGTTGCTTTGGATATGACTACACTAACTATCATGAG GTATTTGCCAAGAGAGGTGGATCCACTGGTTTACAACATGTCTCACGAGGACCCCGGGAATGTTTCTTATTCTGAGATTGGAGGGCTGTCAGAACAGATCCGGGAATTAAGAGAG GTAATAGAATTACCTCTTACAAACCCGGAATTATTCCAACGTGTAGGAATAATACCTCCAAAAGGCTGTTTGTTGTATGGACCACCAG GTACAGGAAAAACACTCTTGGCACGAGCtgttgctagccagctggattgcAATTTCTTAAAg GTTGTATCTAGTTCTATTGTAGACAAGTACATTGGTGAAAGTGCTCGTTTGATCAGAGAGATGTTTAATTATGCCAGGGACCATCAGCCATGCATCATTTTTATGGATGAAATAGATGCTATTG GTGGTCGTCGGTTTTCTGAGGGTACTTCAGCTGATAGAGAGATTCAGAGAACTTTAATGGAG TTACTGAATCAAATGGATGGATTTGATACTCTACATAGAGTTAAAATGATCATGGCTACAAACAGACCAGATACACTGGATCCTGCTTTGCTTCGTCCAGGAAGATTAGATAGAAAAATAC ataTTGATTTACCAAACGAACAAGCAAGATTAGATATATTGAAAATCCATGCAGGTCCCATTACAAAGCATGGTGAAATAG ATTATGAAGCAATTGTGAAGCTTTCAGATGGCTTTAATGGAGCAGACCTGAGAAATGTTTGTACTGAAGCAG GTATGTTTGCAATTCGTGCTGATCATGATTTTGTAGTACAGGAAGACTTCATGAAAGCAGTCAGAAAAGTGGCTGATTCTAAGAAGCTAGAGTCTAAATTGGACTACAAACCTGTGTAA